A genomic segment from Salvia splendens isolate huo1 chromosome 13, SspV2, whole genome shotgun sequence encodes:
- the LOC121761626 gene encoding E3 ubiquitin-protein ligase SDIR1-like, producing the protein MSFVFRGTRGDIETGFPGLIPERRAVRVHATRPVNTNSLAFLVTVLLLFMILNSHQMSPNFLLWLVLGVFLMATTLRMYATCQQLQAQAQAHAVAASGLLGHTELRLHMPPSIALATRGRLQGLRLQLALLDREFDDLDYETLRALDSDNVPTASMTDEEINALPVHKYKVSGPQGVNSSAQQGSSSASVEKKQDLPNPQVGLKTSDDDLTCSVCLEQVTAGELIRSLPCLHQFHVNCIDPWLRQQGTCPVCKYRAGSQWSEIAQGEIDASDMV; encoded by the exons ATGAGTTTTGTTTTCAGAGGTACCAGAGGAGATATAGAAACTGGGTTTCCGGGACTTATTCCTGAACGGCGTGCAGTG CGTGTTCATGCTACTCGACCAGTCAATACCAACTCCTTAGCTTTTCTTGTCACAG TGCTTTTGCTGTTTATGATTCTGAACTCGCACCAAATGTCTCCCAATTTTCTG CTCTGGCTGGTGCTTGGGGTGTTTCTGATGGCAACCACTTTAAGGATGTATGCAACATGTCAGCAACTTCAAGCCCAGGCACAAGCGCATGCTGTCGCAGCTAGCGGTCTTCTTGGCCACACGGAATTAAGACTCCATATGCCACCATCTATAGCTCTTGCTACCAGGGGAAGGTTGCAAGGTCTCAGACTCCAGCTAGCACTGCTCGACAGGGAATTTGACGACCTAG ATTATGAAACTTTGCGAGCACTGGATTCTGACAATGTCCCTACCGCTTCTATGACTGACGAAGAGATCAATGCTCTTCCAGTCCACAAGTATAAGGTTTCCGGCCCACAGGG TGTGAACTCATCGGCGCAGCAGGGTTCTTCTTCAGCCTCAGTTGAG AAGAAGCAAGATCTTCCAAATCCACAAGTGGGATTAAAGACCTCTGATGATGATCTGACTTGTAGTGTTTGCTTGGAGCAAGTCACTGCCGGAGAGCTCATTCGCAGCTTGCCATGCTTGCATCAG TTCCATGTCAACTGCATAGATCCATGGCTGCGGCAGCAAGGGACGTGCCCTGTCTGCAAGTATAGAGCTGGGTCACAATGGTCGGAGATCGCTCAAGGAGAAATCGACGCTTCGGACATGGTCTAA